Proteins from one Peromyscus eremicus unplaced genomic scaffold, PerEre_H2_v1 PerEre#2#chr22_unloc_1, whole genome shotgun sequence genomic window:
- the Pcsk4 gene encoding LOW QUALITY PROTEIN: proprotein convertase subtilisin/kexin type 4 (The sequence of the model RefSeq protein was modified relative to this genomic sequence to represent the inferred CDS: inserted 1 base in 1 codon), whose protein sequence is MVSGMAPPPAPPPAMRPSPTALWLGLALALALPAVGWASARAPIYVSSWAVRVTKGYQEAERLARKFGFVNLGQIFPDDQYFHLRHRGVAQQSLTPHWGHRLRLKKEPKVQWFEQQTVRRRVKRSLVVPTDPWFSKQWYMNNEIQPDLNILKVWNQGLTGRGVVVSILDDGIEKDHPDLWANYDPLASYDFNDYDPDPQPRYTPSDENRHGTRCAGEVSATANNGFCGAGVAFNARIGGVRMLDGTITDIVEAQSLSLQPQHIHIYSASWGPEDDGRTVDGPGILTREAFRRGVTKGRQGLGTLFIWASGNGGLHYDNCNCDGYTNSIHTLSVGSTTRQGRVPWYSEACASTFTTTFSSGVATDPQIVTTDLHHQCTDKHTGTSASAPLAAGMIALALEANPLLTWRDLQHLVVRASRPAQLQAEDWRINGVGRQVSHHYGYGLLDAGLLVDLARVWLPTQPQKKCVIRVVHTPTSILPRMLVSKNVSACSYGSHRLIRSLEHVQVQLSLSYSRRGDLEISLTSPMGTRSTLVAIRPLDISGQGYNNWIFMSTHYWDEDPQGLWTLGLENKGYYFNTGTLFYYTLLLYGTAEDMTARPQGPQVTSRAXCAEGHRGAAPGKPCSPRQPGLALPPLQPAVVAPQPRRAASDRGTGQLSPSCYTCWGSLTSDYTACPLSLVLDELQGSSKACHLRRHPGYQSRAMALAPLARAFGRPLSA, encoded by the exons ATGTCAGCAGCTGGGCCGTGCGGGTGACCAAAGGTTACCAGGAGGCTGAGCGCCTGGCACGTAAATTTGGCTTCGTCAACCTGGGACAG ATCTTCCCTGACGACCAGTATTTCCATCTACGGCACCGGGGTGTGGCCCAGCAGTCCCTGACCCCGCACTGGGGCCACCGTCTGCGCCTGAAGAAAGAGCCCAAG GTGCAGTGGTTTGAGCAGCAGACCGTGCGGCGGCGGGTGAAGCGCTCCCTGGTGGTGCCCACAGACCCCTGGTTTTCCAAGCAGTGGTACATG AACAATGAGATACAGCCAGATCTCAATATCCTGAAGGTTTGGAACCAGGGACTCACCGGCCGGGGAGTGGTGGTCTCCATCTTGGATGACGGCATTGAGAAGGACCACCCGGACCTCTGGGCTAATTAT GACCCTCTGGCCAGCTATGACTTCAATGACTATGACCCAGATCCCCAGCCTCGCTACACACCCAGCGATGAGAACCG GCATGGGACCCGCTGCGCTGGGGAGGTGTCTGCCACAGCTAACAACGGCTTCTGTGGCGCTGGTGTGGCCTTCAACGCCAGGATTGGAG GCGTGCGCATGCTGGATGGAACCATCACGGACATCGTGGAGGCACAGTCCCTCAGCCTGCAGCCGCAACACATTCACATCTATAGCGCCAGCTGGGGGCCTGAGGACGACGGCCGCACTGTGGACGGACCCGGCATACTCACTCGGGAGGCCTTCAGGCGTGGCGTGACCAAG GGCCGCCAAGGGCTGGGCACACTGTTCATCTGGGCCTCGGGGAACGGCGGCCTCCACTACGACAACTGCAACTGCGACGGCTACACCAACAGCATCCACACGCTGTCCGTGGGCAGCACCACGCGGCAGGGCCGAGTGCCCTGGTACAGCGAGGCCTGCGCCTCCACCTTCACCACCACCTTCAGCAGCGGAGTGGCCACCGACCCCCAGATC GTCACCACGGACCTGCACCACCAGTGCACGGACAAGCACACGGGCACCTCGGCCTCCGCCCCTCTGGCCGCCGGCATGATCGCCCTGGCTCTGGAGGCCAA CCCGCTCCTGACCTGGAGGGACCTGCAGCACCTGGTGGTCCGCGCGTCCAGGCCGGCGCAGCTGCAGGCGGAGGACTGGAGGATCAACGGCGTGGGGCGCCAAG TGAGCCACCACTACGGCTACGGGCTGCTGGACGCGGGGCTCCTGGTGGACCTGGCTCGCGTGTGGCTGCCCACGCAGCCGCAGAAGAAATGTGTCATTCGGGTGGTGCACACCCCCAC ctccatcctgccccggaTGCTGGTGTCGAAGAACGTGTCTGCGTGCTCGTACGGCTCGCACCGCCTCATCCGCTCGCTCGAGCACGTGCAGGTGCAGCTGTCCCTCTCCTACAGCCGCCGCGGGGACCTGGAGATCTCCCTCACCAGCCCCATGGGCACGCGCTCCACGCTTGTGGCCATCAG ACCCTTGGATATCAGCGGCCAAGGCTACAACAACTGGATCTTCATGTCCACCCACTACTGGGATGAGGACCCGCAGGGCCTGTGGACCCTGGGCCTGGAGAACAAGGGCTACTACTTTAACACAG GAACTCTGTTCTACTACACACTGCTGCTGTACGGGACGGCCGAGGACATGACAGCGCGGCCCCAGGGCCCCCAGGTGACCAGCCGCG TGTGTGCAGAGGGACACAGAGGGGCTGCGCCAGG AAAGCCATGTTCCCCCCGCCAgcctggcctggctctgcctcctctccagccGGCAGTGGTGGCTCCACAGCCACGCAGAGCAGCCAGTGACCGCGGGACAGGCCAGCTGTCACCCTCCTGTTACACCTGCTGGGGCAGCTTGACCAGCGACTACACTGCCTGTCCCCTGTCCCTAGTGCTGGATGAGCTCCAGGGCTCCTCCAAGGCCTGCCATCTCCGGCGGCACCCCGGCTACCAGTCCCGGGCCATGGCGCTGGCCCCGCTGGCCAGAGCCTTCGGGAGACCCCTCTCGGCTTGA
- the CUNH19orf25 gene encoding UPF0449 protein C19orf25 homolog, translating to MSSKGKKRVVLPTRPAPPTVEQILEDVRGAPAHDPVFTALAPEDPPDPSPRTEDPEARYEQIYQQSRAYVAMNERLRQAGDTLRQKFEDLRQAGQRLEQDVSQVTSATS from the exons ATGAGCTCCAAGGGCAAGAAACGCGTGGTGCTGCCCACGCGCCCTGCGCCTCCCACGGTGGAGCAGATCCTGGAGGACGTGCGAGGGGCGCCCGCCCACGACCCCGTTTTCACCGCCCTGGCGCCGGAAG ACCCCCCAGATCCATCCCCAAGGACGGAGGACCCTGAGGCCAGGTACGAGCAGATCTACCAACAGAGCCGTGCCTATGTGGCCATGAATGAGAGGCTGCGGCAGGCGGGGGACACGCTGAGGCAGAAGTTTGAGGACCTTCGGCAGGCTGGCCAGAGGCTTGAACAGGATGTTAGCCAGGTGACCTCAGCCACCTCCTAG